One genomic region from Frateuria soli encodes:
- a CDS encoding serine/threonine-protein kinase codes for MAGQLTDRYVEAKRIAMAAMDVDVSARAALIEEHVGGDAELEREVRWMLEAIERTHTATLPFSPSHVLPDLSGQQAQATAPRNYRILRLLGEGGMGMVYLAERCNEGFSQQVALKFLSASAQGSPILHERFSQERRLLARLEHPGIARLLDGGVMDDGQPFLAMEYVEGRRIDEWCEAHALSLNERIVLFLKVCDAVEFAHRNLVIHRDIKPANILVTADGMPKLLDFGIARLIEEGGQVLATATAAHALTLAYASPEQIEQQPLTTGADVYSLGVVLYQLIAGRRPYQHLITPHLLSNAIVGGQVEAPSRSLRAAPAGLRRSRRSIPADVDAIVLKALRRQVSQRYASVAEFAQDLRHYLAQRPVKARRGRQWYRFRRYVQRNRWPLAAATMVLAAVFAGLAASLLALAQTRAAQRLAEQRQHDLERMVDFQQSTLQSVDIDAMGHALTDDERTLVLARFDALGGKPAERRQLEQAFAGIAASGPARDALDTYVVSHALARLDRDFADAPLLAADIRQSLARVLLTIGSYAHAAVELRNVVAVRAQHLRNDDRMLVSARVDLGEALYRGGRLDQAAEAYESALPAAAALPPADPLQVAALSGRARVLAAQGHLSQALNRQEALYAGLAPRLPATDEGLLRLRRDRVETLTQLGERDRARVELEYLVPLYRQVFGVEHPETLATTLTLARLLYSQDNEYERSLALAQSVAAIRERRLGADHPLTLQARALAASNEVRLALDPATMEQVHARLETIIQGYRRVLGPGNPQTLEAMTDMVRLLSKQDRYPEAIAMERQILAGRNRTLGPDHVSTLYARGSLASLLCENGQYAEAGRQGQQVLDALRRQLGDDHPMTLATYDLVGRIEAGAGDWALARDAHGRALEGRARTLGNTDAHTIESASRLYVVLRKLHDVAAAQRVAMTYLQPVIAMNPDDLNAGMRSVRDEALEAISR; via the coding sequence ATGGCAGGGCAGCTGACCGATCGCTACGTGGAGGCCAAGCGCATCGCCATGGCGGCGATGGACGTGGATGTGTCCGCGCGCGCCGCCCTGATCGAAGAACACGTGGGCGGCGACGCCGAGCTCGAGCGGGAGGTGCGCTGGATGCTCGAGGCGATCGAGCGCACGCACACCGCCACCCTACCGTTCTCGCCGTCCCATGTGCTGCCCGATCTCAGCGGCCAGCAGGCGCAGGCCACCGCACCGCGCAACTACCGCATCCTGCGCCTGCTCGGCGAGGGCGGCATGGGCATGGTGTACCTGGCCGAGCGCTGCAACGAGGGCTTCTCCCAGCAGGTCGCGCTGAAGTTCCTGAGCGCGTCCGCGCAGGGTTCGCCGATCCTGCACGAGCGCTTCAGCCAGGAGCGCCGGCTGCTGGCGCGGCTGGAACATCCCGGCATCGCGCGGCTGCTCGACGGCGGTGTGATGGACGACGGCCAGCCGTTCCTGGCGATGGAGTATGTCGAAGGGCGGCGCATCGACGAGTGGTGCGAGGCGCATGCGCTCTCGCTCAACGAACGCATCGTGCTGTTCCTGAAGGTCTGTGATGCGGTGGAGTTCGCCCATCGCAACCTGGTGATCCACCGCGACATCAAGCCGGCCAATATCCTGGTCACCGCGGACGGCATGCCCAAGCTGCTGGACTTCGGCATCGCCCGCCTCATCGAGGAGGGCGGGCAGGTACTGGCCACCGCGACCGCGGCGCACGCGCTGACACTGGCCTATGCCAGCCCCGAGCAGATCGAGCAGCAGCCGCTGACCACCGGCGCGGACGTCTATTCGCTGGGCGTGGTGCTCTATCAGTTGATCGCCGGACGCCGTCCCTACCAGCACCTGATCACACCGCATCTGTTGTCCAACGCCATCGTCGGTGGCCAGGTCGAGGCGCCCAGCCGCAGCCTGCGCGCGGCGCCGGCCGGGCTGCGCCGGTCGCGGCGGTCGATTCCGGCCGACGTCGACGCGATCGTGCTGAAGGCGCTGCGTCGGCAGGTCAGCCAGCGCTACGCCAGCGTGGCGGAGTTCGCGCAGGACCTGCGCCACTACCTGGCCCAGCGTCCGGTAAAGGCGCGTCGCGGCCGCCAGTGGTACCGGTTCCGGCGCTACGTCCAGCGCAACCGCTGGCCCCTGGCCGCGGCCACCATGGTGCTGGCGGCAGTGTTCGCCGGCCTCGCCGCCTCGCTGCTGGCGCTGGCGCAGACGCGCGCCGCGCAGCGACTGGCCGAGCAGCGCCAGCACGACCTCGAGCGCATGGTCGACTTCCAGCAGTCGACGCTGCAGAGCGTGGACATCGACGCGATGGGCCATGCGCTGACCGACGACGAGCGCACGCTGGTGCTCGCACGCTTCGACGCGCTCGGTGGAAAGCCGGCCGAGCGGCGGCAACTGGAGCAGGCGTTCGCCGGCATTGCCGCCTCGGGGCCGGCACGCGATGCGCTGGACACCTACGTGGTGAGCCACGCGCTGGCGCGGCTTGACAGGGACTTCGCCGATGCGCCGCTGCTTGCCGCGGACATTCGCCAGTCGCTGGCTCGCGTGCTGCTGACCATCGGCAGCTATGCGCATGCCGCCGTGGAACTTCGCAACGTGGTCGCGGTTCGCGCGCAGCACCTGCGCAACGATGACCGCATGCTGGTGTCGGCGCGTGTGGACCTGGGTGAGGCCCTGTACCGCGGCGGTCGTCTCGACCAGGCGGCAGAAGCGTACGAAAGCGCCTTGCCGGCCGCGGCGGCGTTGCCTCCGGCCGATCCGCTGCAGGTGGCCGCGCTCTCCGGGCGGGCCCGCGTGCTTGCCGCGCAAGGCCATCTCAGCCAGGCGCTGAACCGGCAGGAGGCGCTCTACGCCGGCTTGGCGCCGCGCCTGCCGGCCACCGACGAAGGCCTGTTGCGGTTGCGCCGGGACCGCGTCGAAACCCTGACCCAGCTGGGCGAGCGCGACCGTGCGCGCGTGGAACTGGAATACCTGGTGCCGCTGTACCGCCAGGTGTTCGGCGTCGAGCATCCGGAAACCCTGGCCACCACGCTCACCCTGGCCCGGCTGCTCTATTCGCAGGACAACGAGTACGAGCGCTCGCTCGCGCTGGCGCAGAGCGTGGCGGCGATCCGCGAGCGCCGCCTGGGTGCCGACCATCCGCTGACCCTGCAGGCGCGTGCGCTGGCGGCATCGAACGAGGTACGCCTGGCGCTCGATCCGGCGACCATGGAACAGGTGCATGCGCGCCTGGAGACGATCATCCAGGGCTACCGCCGTGTGCTGGGCCCGGGCAACCCGCAGACGCTGGAGGCCATGACCGACATGGTGCGGCTGCTGTCCAAGCAGGACCGTTATCCCGAGGCCATCGCGATGGAACGCCAGATCCTCGCCGGCCGCAACCGCACGCTGGGCCCGGACCACGTCAGCACCCTGTACGCGCGCGGCAGCCTGGCCAGCCTGCTGTGCGAGAACGGGCAGTACGCCGAGGCCGGCAGGCAAGGCCAGCAAGTCCTGGACGCGCTTCGCCGCCAGCTCGGCGACGATCACCCGATGACGCTGGCGACCTACGACCTGGTCGGGCGCATCGAGGCCGGCGCCGGGGACTGGGCGCTGGCGCGCGATGCCCACGGCAGGGCGCTGGAGGGGCGCGCACGCACGCTCGGCAACACCGACGCGCACACCATCGAGAGCGCGTCGCGGCTGTACGTGGTCCTGCGCAAGCTGCACGACGTCGCGGCCGCGCAGCGCGTGGCCATGACCTACCTGCAGCCGGTCATCGCGATGAACCCCGATGACCTCAACGCCGGCATGCGCAGCGTGCGCGACGAGGCGCTGGAGGCGATCAGCAGGTAA
- a CDS encoding D-alanyl-D-alanine carboxypeptidase family protein, with product MNSESLSLSRLGALWIVALLWLVASTAHAGQAAIVVDATTGRVLGQVNADEQNYPASLTKMMTLYLTFRELDAGRLTLGDNLPVSRWAANREPSKLGLRPGKTISVQDCILAMVTKSANDAASVAAESIGGSEAGFADMMNAQAALLGMANTHFDNASGLPDPDNVSTARDLLTLAMALYRDFPQYAHYFSTTQFTFEGRVVHGHNHLMDRYDGMDGLKTGYTAASGFNLASTAVRDGHRLFAVVLGGRTATKRDRLMASLLDAGFEQTEAAAALAAAGQPGTGVARRVLAALSPIANAEADPAPASSPRRAKHHGKAKTAHRSGHRASQHSVKLANRKTRHAAAAKSGDD from the coding sequence GTGAACTCAGAATCGCTTTCGCTCAGCAGGCTCGGCGCTTTGTGGATCGTCGCCCTGTTGTGGCTGGTCGCCAGCACGGCGCATGCCGGCCAGGCAGCCATCGTGGTCGACGCCACCACCGGACGCGTGCTGGGGCAGGTCAACGCCGACGAGCAGAACTACCCCGCCTCGTTGACCAAGATGATGACCCTCTACCTCACCTTCCGTGAGCTCGATGCCGGCCGCCTGACGCTTGGGGACAACCTGCCGGTGTCGCGCTGGGCAGCCAACCGGGAGCCGAGCAAGCTGGGCCTGCGTCCGGGAAAGACCATCTCGGTGCAGGACTGCATCCTGGCGATGGTGACCAAGTCGGCCAACGACGCGGCGAGCGTGGCGGCGGAAAGCATCGGCGGCTCCGAGGCGGGCTTCGCCGACATGATGAACGCACAGGCGGCACTGCTGGGCATGGCCAACACGCACTTCGACAATGCCTCGGGCCTGCCCGACCCGGACAACGTCTCGACCGCGCGCGACCTTCTGACGCTGGCGATGGCGCTGTACCGGGATTTCCCGCAGTACGCGCACTACTTCTCGACCACGCAGTTCACCTTCGAAGGGCGCGTGGTCCACGGGCACAACCACCTGATGGACCGCTATGACGGCATGGACGGCCTGAAGACCGGCTACACCGCGGCGTCGGGCTTCAACCTGGCCTCCACCGCCGTGCGCGACGGTCACCGCCTGTTCGCCGTCGTGCTGGGCGGGCGCACCGCGACCAAGCGCGACCGGCTGATGGCGAGCCTGCTCGACGCCGGCTTCGAACAGACCGAAGCGGCCGCCGCCCTGGCCGCCGCCGGCCAACCGGGTACCGGCGTGGCCCGCCGCGTGCTGGCGGCGCTTTCGCCCATCGCCAACGCGGAGGCCGATCCGGCGCCGGCATCGTCGCCGCGGCGTGCGAAGCACCACGGCAAAGCCAAGACGGCCCACCGCTCCGGCCATCGTGCAAGCCAGCACTCGGTCAAGCTGGCCAACCGCAAGACCCGGCATGCGGCAGCCGCCAAGAGCGGCGACGACTGA
- the metK gene encoding methionine adenosyltransferase, producing MSNYLFTSESVSEGHPDKVADQISDAVLDAILAQDPRARVACETMVKTGVAIVAGEITTSAWIDLEGLTRKVILDIGYDSSEVGFDGATCGVLNLIGKQSPDINQGVDRKKPEEQGAGDQGLMFGYATNETKEFMPAAIYYSHRLVEQQAKIRKKKNSPLPWLRPDAKSQVTLRYENDVAVAIDAVVLSTQHDPGIKQKDLVEAVREEILKPVLPAKLLHKGTKFHINPTGKFVIGGPVGDCGLTGRKIIVDTYGGWARHGGGAFSGKDPSKVDRSAAYAARYVAKNVVAAGLADRCEVQVSYAIGVAEPTSISITTFGTGKIADEKIEKLIRRHFDLRPYGIIKMLDLIHPMYQQTASYGHFGRQPYEVKAADGSAFTAFSWEKTDRAEALRADAGLNGKRK from the coding sequence ATGAGCAACTACCTCTTCACCTCCGAGTCGGTCTCCGAAGGCCATCCGGACAAGGTCGCCGACCAGATCTCCGACGCCGTCCTCGACGCGATCCTTGCGCAGGATCCGCGCGCGCGCGTGGCGTGCGAGACGATGGTGAAGACCGGCGTGGCGATCGTCGCCGGCGAAATCACCACCTCCGCCTGGATCGACCTGGAGGGCCTGACCCGCAAGGTAATCCTGGACATCGGTTACGACTCCTCCGAGGTCGGCTTCGACGGCGCCACCTGCGGCGTGCTCAACCTGATCGGCAAGCAGTCGCCGGACATCAACCAGGGCGTGGACCGCAAGAAGCCCGAGGAACAGGGTGCCGGCGACCAGGGCCTGATGTTCGGCTACGCGACCAATGAAACGAAGGAGTTCATGCCGGCGGCGATCTACTATTCGCACCGCCTGGTCGAGCAGCAGGCGAAGATCCGCAAGAAGAAGAACTCGCCGCTGCCGTGGCTGCGCCCGGATGCCAAGAGCCAGGTCACCCTGCGCTACGAGAACGACGTGGCCGTCGCCATCGACGCCGTCGTGCTCTCGACCCAGCACGACCCGGGCATCAAGCAGAAGGACCTGGTCGAGGCGGTGCGCGAGGAGATCCTCAAGCCGGTGCTGCCCGCCAAGCTGCTGCACAAGGGCACCAAGTTCCACATCAACCCGACCGGCAAGTTCGTGATCGGCGGCCCGGTGGGCGACTGCGGCCTGACCGGGCGCAAGATCATCGTCGACACCTACGGCGGCTGGGCCCGCCACGGCGGCGGCGCGTTCTCGGGCAAGGATCCGTCGAAGGTCGACCGTTCGGCTGCCTACGCGGCGCGTTACGTGGCCAAGAACGTGGTCGCGGCGGGCCTCGCCGACCGCTGCGAGGTGCAGGTCTCCTACGCGATCGGCGTAGCCGAGCCGACCTCGATCTCGATCACCACCTTCGGTACCGGCAAGATCGCCGACGAGAAGATCGAGAAGCTGATCCGCAGGCACTTCGACCTGCGCCCGTACGGCATCATCAAGATGCTCGACCTGATCCACCCGATGTACCAGCAGACCGCCAGCTACGGCCACTTCGGCCGCCAGCCCTACGAGGTGAAGGCCGCCGACGGCTCCGCCTTCACCGCGTTCTCGTGGGAGAAGACCGACCGGGCCGAGGCCCTGCGCGCCGACGCCGGGTTGAACGGCAAGCGCAAGTAA
- the dusB gene encoding tRNA dihydrouridine synthase DusB, translating to MQIGPYRIDPRVVLAPMAGVTDKPFRLLCKRLGAGLAVSEMTTADPKLWHTRKSLHRMDHAGEPEPVSVQIAGYDPAMLAEAARFNVANGAQIIDINMGCPAKKVCNVWSGSALLQDEPLVARICQAVASAVEVPVTLKIRTGWDREHRNALSIARIAEDSGIAALSVHGRTRADRYEGEAEYETIAAVKATVRIPVLANGDIACPERASHVLEVTGADAVMVGRGAQGRPWIFREIAHYLATGAKLPEPTPAEIGAILLGHLEHLYAFYGEHAGVRIARKHLGWYARDRPENAAFRHVVNRAETAAEQLRLTTEYFAGLGELQRAAA from the coding sequence ATGCAGATCGGCCCTTACCGCATCGACCCGCGCGTGGTGCTCGCACCCATGGCCGGGGTCACCGACAAACCCTTCCGCCTGCTGTGCAAACGGCTGGGCGCGGGGCTGGCCGTGTCGGAAATGACCACCGCCGATCCCAAGCTGTGGCACACCCGCAAGTCGCTGCACCGCATGGACCATGCCGGCGAGCCCGAACCGGTCAGCGTGCAGATCGCCGGCTACGACCCGGCCATGCTGGCCGAGGCGGCGCGCTTCAACGTGGCCAACGGCGCGCAGATCATCGACATCAACATGGGTTGCCCGGCCAAGAAGGTGTGCAACGTCTGGTCGGGCTCGGCGCTGCTGCAGGACGAGCCGCTGGTGGCGCGCATCTGCCAGGCGGTGGCCAGCGCGGTCGAGGTGCCGGTGACGCTGAAGATCCGCACCGGCTGGGATCGCGAGCACCGCAATGCGCTCAGCATTGCGCGCATCGCCGAGGACAGCGGCATCGCCGCGCTTTCGGTGCACGGGCGCACACGCGCAGACAGGTACGAGGGCGAGGCCGAGTACGAGACCATTGCCGCGGTGAAGGCCACCGTGCGCATCCCGGTGCTCGCCAACGGCGACATCGCCTGCCCCGAGCGTGCCAGCCACGTGCTCGAGGTGACCGGGGCGGATGCGGTGATGGTCGGCCGCGGCGCGCAGGGGCGGCCGTGGATCTTCCGCGAGATCGCGCACTACCTCGCCACCGGCGCGAAGCTGCCCGAGCCCACGCCGGCCGAGATCGGCGCGATCCTGCTCGGCCACCTGGAACATCTGTACGCCTTCTATGGCGAGCACGCGGGCGTGCGCATCGCGCGCAAGCACCTGGGCTGGTATGCCAGGGACCGGCCGGAGAATGCGGCGTTCCGGCACGTGGTCAACCGGGCCGAAACGGCCGCCGAGCAGCTGCGTCTGACCACCGAATACTTCGCCGGGCTGGGCGAACTCCAGCGCGCCGCGGCCTGA
- a CDS encoding PepSY-associated TM helix domain-containing protein encodes MRDTVRRDSATRGTSTRATFGWRHWLRRLHLWLGLSVGTVYALVALSGSLLALQGPLLRASHPELAAHALPTPAQEAAVLDRIAREWSPRGLRSADLPDAGLPVWQLYFNGGVRRYLDPANGELLLTRTPGNDPLLALRDWHTHLLAGHAGEPWLGVFGWSSLFMLISGVVLWWPGRSRLLAHLTPHAQPPVRRWLSWHRSFGALSLPVLLLVTLTGTLMCYHGGTRKALQALFGDRTEPSQPVAIALRQEAINWSAVLAAARHALPGAALGRLSFPGERDGRVTLRARVPGEWNPTGRSLIWLDPYEARVLGVTDATRADTGVRVNNAIYPLHAGTTGPLWHALVIVSGLLPPFFLVTGYLFWRARRKRRG; translated from the coding sequence ATGCGCGATACCGTCAGGCGCGATAGCGCGACCCGGGGCACGTCGACCCGCGCCACCTTCGGGTGGCGCCACTGGTTGCGCAGGCTGCACCTGTGGCTGGGCCTGAGTGTGGGCACGGTCTACGCGCTCGTCGCCCTGAGCGGCAGCCTGCTGGCGCTGCAGGGTCCGCTGCTGCGCGCGTCGCATCCGGAACTGGCAGCGCATGCGCTGCCGACGCCGGCACAGGAAGCCGCGGTGCTTGACCGCATCGCGCGCGAATGGTCGCCACGGGGCCTGCGCAGCGCCGACCTGCCCGACGCCGGATTGCCGGTATGGCAGCTCTATTTCAACGGCGGCGTGCGCCGTTACCTCGATCCGGCCAACGGCGAATTACTGCTCACCCGCACGCCTGGCAACGACCCCTTGCTCGCCCTGCGCGACTGGCATACGCATCTGCTCGCCGGCCACGCGGGTGAACCCTGGCTCGGCGTGTTCGGCTGGTCGAGCCTCTTCATGCTGATCTCGGGCGTGGTGCTGTGGTGGCCCGGGCGCAGCCGCCTCCTGGCGCACCTGACACCGCACGCGCAGCCGCCGGTGCGGCGCTGGCTGAGCTGGCACCGCAGCTTCGGCGCGCTGAGCCTGCCCGTGCTGCTGCTGGTGACCCTGACCGGCACGTTGATGTGCTACCACGGCGGCACCCGCAAGGCGCTGCAGGCCCTGTTCGGCGACAGGACCGAGCCGTCCCAGCCGGTGGCCATCGCGCTGCGCCAGGAAGCGATCAACTGGTCCGCCGTGCTGGCCGCCGCGCGACACGCGCTGCCGGGCGCCGCGTTGGGACGGCTCTCCTTCCCGGGCGAGCGCGACGGCCGGGTCACGCTGCGCGCCCGCGTGCCGGGCGAATGGAATCCGACCGGCCGCAGCCTGATCTGGCTCGACCCGTACGAGGCCCGGGTGCTGGGCGTGACGGACGCCACCCGCGCCGACACCGGCGTGCGGGTAAACAACGCGATCTACCCGCTGCACGCCGGCACCACCGGCCCACTCTGGCACGCGCTGGTGATCGTGTCCGGGCTGCTGCCGCCGTTCTTCCTGGTCACCGGCTACCTGTTCTGGCGTGCGCGCAGGAAAAGGCGAGGTTGA
- a CDS encoding TonB-dependent receptor has product MPSSARPLALALILALAAPLHAADVPQATTLERVQVSESTLRLPRSQGALPMTITVIDHQDLANQLAITPDLGDAIGALVPSFAPSTQKLSVRGQTLRGRNPLYMIDGVPQSSPLRNGSRDGYTIDPAMIERIEIVEGSNSLQGLGAAGGIINIITRHAPAQDGVRQEVTLDASAPTQGADGLGYGGTWLIGARSGAFDMVAGASWRKRGMYSDARGRLIGVDGTQGDLMDSRSRDVFAKLGYTFAGERRLQLTANRFDLEGDGDYTAVSGDMEAGIPTTSVRGKQPGLAPRNRVLTTSLDYRDPQLAEGELRVQLYHQRNRELFGGGTFGTFQDPAYGPLVFDQSQNESVKDGARLSWSRRGLLDDTLTVLAGADGYRDRTHQSLAQTGRDWVPESTYTGWAPFAQAEYWPLQALSINAGLRQEHGRLEVPTFRTLASYGGVVVEGGSRSFSKTLPNIGAVWYLSDAVNLFASYAEGYTLPDVGRVLRAISVPGRRVGDFLDLKPVVSDNREVGAEYAGAAFNARVSYWTSTSRLGALLVFDAPNQVYNVARQRTEISGWEARAGWTPREGTRIDASYAINHGRSDRNGDGRVDSDLDGANIAPNRLNLSWTQRWNGALSSYLQLSRLAGRDFATLGRRTAHFDGYVTADAYVKWHTGAAGDWTLGVQNLANRQHINYVSQTVGDDDSYFAGRGRTLSLAWQQIF; this is encoded by the coding sequence ATGCCGTCGTCCGCACGTCCGCTCGCGCTCGCCCTGATTCTGGCCCTGGCCGCCCCGCTGCATGCGGCTGACGTGCCGCAGGCAACCACCCTCGAGCGGGTCCAGGTCTCCGAAAGCACCCTGCGCCTGCCGCGCAGCCAGGGCGCGCTGCCGATGACGATCACCGTGATCGACCACCAGGATCTTGCCAACCAGCTGGCGATCACGCCGGATCTGGGCGACGCCATCGGCGCGCTGGTGCCCTCCTTCGCGCCCTCCACCCAGAAGCTTTCGGTGCGTGGCCAGACCCTGCGCGGGCGCAACCCGCTGTACATGATCGACGGCGTGCCGCAGTCCAGTCCGCTGCGCAACGGCTCGCGCGACGGCTACACCATCGATCCGGCAATGATCGAGCGGATCGAGATCGTCGAGGGCTCCAACTCGCTGCAGGGTCTGGGGGCCGCCGGCGGCATCATCAACATCATCACCAGGCATGCGCCAGCGCAGGATGGCGTCCGCCAGGAAGTCACGCTCGATGCCAGCGCGCCGACCCAGGGCGCCGACGGCCTGGGATACGGCGGCACATGGCTGATCGGCGCACGCTCCGGCGCGTTCGACATGGTCGCCGGCGCCTCCTGGCGCAAGCGCGGCATGTACTCGGATGCGCGCGGGCGTCTGATCGGCGTGGACGGCACCCAGGGCGACCTGATGGATTCGAGGAGCCGGGACGTCTTCGCCAAGCTCGGCTATACCTTCGCCGGCGAGCGCCGGCTGCAGCTCACCGCCAACCGTTTCGACCTGGAGGGTGACGGCGACTACACCGCGGTCTCCGGCGACATGGAGGCAGGCATCCCGACCACCTCCGTGCGCGGGAAGCAGCCGGGCCTGGCCCCGCGCAACCGCGTGCTCACCACCAGCCTGGACTACCGCGACCCGCAACTGGCCGAAGGCGAGCTGCGCGTGCAGCTCTACCACCAGCGCAACCGCGAGCTGTTCGGCGGCGGCACCTTCGGCACCTTCCAGGATCCCGCCTACGGCCCGCTGGTGTTCGACCAGTCGCAGAACGAGTCGGTCAAGGATGGCGCGCGGCTGTCGTGGTCGCGCCGCGGCCTGCTCGACGACACACTGACCGTGTTGGCCGGTGCGGACGGCTACCGCGACCGCACCCACCAGTCGCTGGCGCAGACCGGGCGGGACTGGGTGCCCGAGAGCACCTACACCGGCTGGGCGCCGTTCGCGCAGGCCGAGTACTGGCCGCTGCAGGCGCTGTCGATCAACGCCGGCCTGCGCCAGGAACACGGCCGGCTGGAGGTGCCGACCTTCCGCACGCTGGCTTCCTACGGCGGCGTGGTCGTCGAAGGCGGCTCGCGCAGCTTCAGCAAGACGCTGCCGAACATCGGCGCGGTCTGGTACCTGAGCGACGCGGTCAACCTGTTCGCCAGCTACGCCGAGGGCTACACCCTGCCCGACGTCGGCCGCGTGCTGCGCGCGATCAGCGTGCCGGGCCGGCGCGTGGGCGACTTTCTCGACCTCAAGCCGGTGGTTTCGGACAACCGCGAAGTGGGCGCCGAGTACGCCGGGGCCGCCTTCAACGCGCGCGTCAGCTACTGGACCTCGACCTCCAGGCTCGGCGCCCTGCTGGTGTTCGACGCACCCAACCAGGTCTACAACGTGGCCCGTCAGCGCACCGAGATCAGCGGCTGGGAAGCACGCGCCGGCTGGACGCCGCGCGAAGGCACGCGGATCGACGCATCCTACGCGATCAACCACGGCCGCTCCGACCGCAACGGCGACGGCCGGGTGGACTCGGATCTGGACGGCGCCAACATCGCGCCGAACCGCTTGAATCTCTCATGGACCCAGCGCTGGAACGGCGCGCTGTCGAGTTACCTGCAGCTCTCGCGGCTGGCAGGGCGTGACTTCGCCACGCTGGGTCGGCGCACCGCGCATTTCGACGGCTACGTCACCGCCGACGCGTACGTGAAATGGCACACCGGCGCCGCCGGCGACTGGACGCTGGGCGTGCAGAACCTCGCCAACAGGCAGCACATCAACTATGTGTCACAGACCGTGGGCGACGACGATTCGTACTTCGCCGGCCGCGGCCGCACGCTCTCGCTCGCCTGGCAACAGATTTTCTGA
- a CDS encoding nucleoside permease, which yields MNIKLRLIVMNFLQFFVWGSWLTTIGAYWFQTRHWGGAEFGAIFSTMGIASLFMPAITGIIADKWINAERLYGVLHLGGAVMLFIVPTIDNPATLFWVMLVNMCFYMPTIALSITVAYNALKTEGVDIVKVYPPIRVWGTVGFIVAMWAISLLHIETSPEQFHIAGIAAVLLGLYSFSLPRCPPRDTRHSSMVDVLGLRSFALFKNYKMAVFFLFAMALGAALQLTNAYGDTFLHDFGKVDAYKGLLTVRYPNIVLSISQMSETLFILAIPFFLKRFGIKKVMLISMIAWVLRFGLFAYGNPAELLWMIILSNIVYGMAFDFFNISGSLFVEGQADPKIRASAQGLFMLMTNGVGAVLGSSISGLVIERFFTAPDGALQWHGIWLSFAGYALVVAVLFVILFRHKHIPENAARANLGHQTGI from the coding sequence ATGAACATCAAGCTGCGTCTGATCGTGATGAACTTCCTGCAGTTCTTCGTGTGGGGTTCGTGGCTCACCACCATCGGCGCCTACTGGTTCCAGACCCGCCACTGGGGCGGCGCCGAGTTCGGCGCGATCTTCTCCACCATGGGCATCGCCTCGCTGTTCATGCCGGCGATCACCGGCATCATCGCGGACAAGTGGATCAACGCCGAGCGCCTGTACGGCGTGCTGCACCTCGGCGGCGCGGTGATGCTGTTCATCGTGCCCACGATTGACAATCCGGCCACGCTGTTCTGGGTGATGCTGGTCAACATGTGCTTCTACATGCCGACCATCGCGCTCTCCATCACGGTGGCCTACAACGCGCTCAAGACCGAGGGCGTGGACATCGTCAAGGTGTATCCGCCGATCCGCGTGTGGGGCACGGTCGGGTTCATCGTGGCGATGTGGGCGATCAGCCTGCTGCACATCGAGACCTCGCCCGAGCAGTTCCACATTGCCGGCATCGCCGCCGTGCTGCTGGGTCTGTACTCGTTCTCGCTGCCGCGCTGTCCGCCGCGCGACACCCGCCACAGCTCGATGGTCGACGTGCTGGGCCTGCGCTCGTTCGCGCTGTTCAAGAACTACAAGATGGCGGTGTTCTTCCTGTTCGCGATGGCGCTGGGTGCCGCGCTGCAGCTGACCAATGCCTACGGCGACACCTTCCTGCACGACTTCGGCAAGGTCGACGCATACAAGGGCCTGCTGACGGTGCGTTATCCGAACATCGTGCTGTCGATCTCGCAGATGTCCGAAACGCTGTTCATCCTCGCCATTCCGTTTTTCCTCAAGCGCTTCGGCATCAAGAAGGTGATGCTGATCAGCATGATCGCGTGGGTGCTGCGCTTCGGCCTGTTCGCCTACGGCAACCCGGCGGAGCTCTTGTGGATGATCATCCTGTCGAACATCGTCTACGGCATGGCGTTCGACTTCTTCAACATCTCCGGCTCGCTGTTCGTCGAGGGCCAGGCCGATCCGAAGATCCGCGCCAGCGCGCAGGGCCTGTTCATGCTGATGACCAACGGCGTGGGCGCGGTGCTGGGCAGCTCCATCAGCGGCCTGGTGATCGAGCGCTTCTTCACCGCGCCGGACGGCGCGCTGCAGTGGCACGGCATCTGGCTGAGCTTCGCCGGCTACGCGCTGGTGGTGGCGGTGCTGTTCGTGATCCTGTTCCGCCACAAGCACATCCCGGAGAACGCGGCGCGGGCAAATCTGGGGCATCAGACAGGAATCTGA